GTCGCGAGCAGCTTCTCCACGGCCTGGAGCACCGCCGCGGCGGTGGCCGGGTGCTTCACGAAGGCGGCGGGGTTGAGGTTCGACAGCCGCCCCATCAGGGAGTCCGGGCCGCTCACGTTCACCATGACGGTGCGCGTGCCGGGGCGACCGAAGGCGCTGAGCACGTCGAGCGCGGAGCCGGTGTCGACGACGAGGATGGTGGGCTTGTCCGCCTCCGTGGCCAGCCGGACGCCCTTCTGGAGGAACAGCTCGGTGACGAGCGCCATCTGCTGGGGCTCCGTCAAGCGCACGAGCACGGGCGCGCGCGTGTCCACCTCGACGGCGTTCGCGGCCTGCGGCGCGGGTCCCTTGCCCAGCTCGCGGACGTCCGTCGTCAGCAGCTCCCGCACATCCGTCTTCAGGACGCTGCGCACGCGCTTGAGCAGCGAGGCGTCCTCCGCGAGGAACGCCTTGAGGCGCCGCTCCCCCTCCGCGGGCAGCTGCGTGAAGGCCACGCCCATTCCGTCCTCGCGGGACCAGGCCACCTGGGCGCGGGCCACCAGCGGCTGTTGCGGCGCGTCCGGCAGGGACAGGCGCAGCTCGAGCGTGCTCCCCACCGGCAGGGCGCGCGCGGTGCGGATGGCGAGCCCCCCGGCGCCGATGTTCTTGCTGTACGCGCGGACCACGTCGTCCTGCGTCGCGAACGTCAGCTCGAGCACCGCGTCCGCGCGGGCGGGGCGCGTGGGGAGCGGGCTGCCCTCGGGGGGCAGGGCGCCCAGCTCCAGGAGCACGTCGCGCAGGAGCTCCAGGCGCTGCGCCTCGTCGGCGCTCAGCGGCCGGGCCCCCTGCTGCTCGCGCAGCGCCTTGTACTCGTCGAGCGCGTTGACGCGCGGGTTTCCGTTTCCCATTCCGGCTCCCCAATGGACGCCCTCGAAGCCTGCCACGCGCCCGTGGACGCGCGCGAGATGTCCGCTTCCACCCTGTCATGGTGCGTACACCCCGTCCCAGGGGCCCGCTCCGCTCGCCAGCGCGCCTGCCCCACGCTGGCGTCCGGCCCCCGCGCGCCCGTTCCAGCGACCGGGAGGGAGGCTGGGGGACGAGTGCACGCGCGCTCCGAGGGACTTCACCGGCGTGGGCCTGCCAGGGCGTGTCGCGCGGCGGTAGGCTCGCGGGTCATGGCCTATCAACGCAACCCCGTGAAGGCGCCCCGGGTGTCGGGCTTCGCGCTCCGGACCTTCGTCAACACCCTGGAGAGTGGAGTGGGCGCGCCGGTGCTGGAGAAGCTGGTGCGCGACAGCGGCATCGCCGCGTGGCGGGCGTTGTCACCCGGAGACGCGCCGCCGCTGCAGCATCCGTTGCCACCCGGCGCGCCGCCCACCGAGGCCCTGTCGCCCGTCGAGCAGGCGGAGCGCGCCGTCGCCGGGTCGCGCGCGGCGCCGGAGCGAGAGACGGTGGGGGCCTACGCGCGGGCCTACCGGGAGGGGCGCGCGGAGCCCGTCGCCGTGGCGCACAGGCTCCAGGCGGCCATCGAGCGGTTGGAGGGGCAGGAGCGCATGGGGCTCTTCATCGCGCGCAA
This sequence is a window from Myxococcus stipitatus. Protein-coding genes within it:
- a CDS encoding PilZ domain-containing protein, with the protein product MGNGNPRVNALDEYKALREQQGARPLSADEAQRLELLRDVLLELGALPPEGSPLPTRPARADAVLELTFATQDDVVRAYSKNIGAGGLAIRTARALPVGSTLELRLSLPDAPQQPLVARAQVAWSREDGMGVAFTQLPAEGERRLKAFLAEDASLLKRVRSVLKTDVRELLTTDVRELGKGPAPQAANAVEVDTRAPVLVRLTEPQQMALVTELFLQKGVRLATEADKPTILVVDTGSALDVLSAFGRPGTRTVMVNVSGPDSLMGRLSNLNPAAFVKHPATAAAVLQAVEKLLATTAPR